One window from the genome of Crassostrea angulata isolate pt1a10 chromosome 2, ASM2561291v2, whole genome shotgun sequence encodes:
- the LOC128170411 gene encoding putative nuclease HARBI1: MAAVHRRLARNRRRRHVLVRPRVFRDRSNPLESLDDFEIYQRYRFCPDTIHFLVNGVSDQLVTATKRNSPVPPLLQVLLFLRFVATGAHLRLIGDSLGISESSVGRSVKAVAAAIIAVFAQATLVFPVGEIATKVKEGFRRVAGFPKVIGCVDGTQIRISTPKANEADYVNRKGFHSLNVQMVCDPNFRITSLCARWPGSCHDARIWRTSGLYQKFENGDYDGILLGDSWYPLSRYLMTPYLTPRTQSEERFNSSLCRTRVLIEQTFGIMKRKFQALHFGLRTSPDQAVSYITACCILHNIGIERGDTIISGDCRELNVADCQQAVITAHPRADGVAKRASITQSFFLKS; encoded by the exons atggctgccgtACACAGACGATTAGCAAGAAATCGCAGACGACGTCATGTTTTAGTCCGACCAAGGGTTTTTAGAGATCGTAGTAATCCCTTGGAGTCGTTGGATGACTTTGAAATCTACCAGCGCTATAGATTTTGCCCCGACACCATTCACTTCCTTGTGAATGGTGTTTCCGACCAACTCGTAACAGCGACCAAAAGGAACAGTCCAGTGCCTCCACTGTTGCAAGTGTTGCTGTTTCTACGGTTTGTAGCAACTGGGGCCCATCTTCGGCTGATTGGAGACAGCCTCGGGATTTCCGAATCCTCAGTAGGAAGATCGGTCAAGGCTGTCGCTGCTGCCATCATTGCTGTTTTTGCGCAAGCTACACTCGTCTTCCCTGTTGGAGAAATTGCAACGAAAGTGAAGGAGGGCTTCAGACGAGTTGCAG GATTCCCTAAAGTTATAGGATGCGTTGATGGTACCCAAATTCGCATTTCAACACCAAAAGCTAATGAGGCAGACTATGTGAATAGGAAAGGTTTCCATAGTCTTAATGTTCAG atggtatgtgaTCCAAATTTTCGAATCACATCATTGTGTGCCCGTTGGCCTGGTTCCTGTCATGATGCAAGGATTTGGAGAACCTCTGGTCTctatcaaaaatttgaaaacg GTGACTACGATGGCATTTTATTGGGAGACTCTTGGTATCCCCTATCCAGGTACCTTATGACTCCGTATCTAACCCCTCGGACCCAGTCTGAAGAGAGGTTCAACTCAAGTCTCTGCCGAACACGAGTGCTCATTGAGCAGACTTTCGggataatgaaaagaaaatttcaggCTCTACATTTTGGCCTCCGCACGTCTCCAGACCAGGCAGTGTCATACATTACCGCATGCTGTATCCTACATAACATAGGCATTGAGAGGGGGGATACAATTATCAGTGGTGACTGCAGGGAACTGAATGTAGCAGATTGCCAACAGGCAGTTATAACCGCACATCCAAGAGCTGATGGGGTGGCAAAGAGAGCCTCCATTAcacaatcattttttttgaaATCCTAG